The Neomonachus schauinslandi chromosome 11, ASM220157v2, whole genome shotgun sequence genome contains a region encoding:
- the LOC110593478 gene encoding olfactory receptor 51G2-like yields the protein MFSCNTSTSGHSTFLLTGFPGLEASHHWVSIPINLICVVSILGNSIILLLIRRDPSLHEPMYIFLSMLAASDLGLCASTFPTMMWLFWLGARELPFDLCAAQMFFIHAFTYVESGVLLAMAFDRFVAIREPLHYATVLTHSAIARMGAAILVRAVLLNLPGPILLRRLLFPQISVLSHCYCLHSDLVGLACSDTQINSFVGLVSILLSLGLDSFLIVLSYALILRTVLGIASPGERLKALNTCVSHLSIVLIFYLPKLGLSVLHRVEKHSYPALAVLMANLHFLVPPFMNPIVYCLKSKQIRQGLLKRFQQKRVDVS from the coding sequence ATGTTCTCCTGCAACACCAGCACTTCTGGTCATTCTACCTTCCTCCTCACTGGCTTTCCAGGCCTGGAAGCCTCTCATCATTGGGTTTCCATCCCCATCAACCTCATCTGTGTGGTTTCCATTCTGGGTAACAGTATCATCCTTCTCCTGATCCGCAGAGATCCGTCCTTACATGAACCTATGTACATCTTCCTATCCATGTTGGCAGCCTCTGATCTGGGACTCTGTGCCTCTACCTTCCCCACCATGATGTGGCTCTTCTGGCTGGGTGCTCGTGAGCTGCCCTTTGATCTCTGTGCAGCACAAATGTTCTTCATCCATGCCTTCACCTATGTGGAATCTGGTGTGCTGCTGGCCATGGCCTTTGATCGTTTTGTTGCCATCCGGGAACCTCTGCACTATGCCACAGTTCTGACCCACTCAGCCATTGCCAGAATGGGGGCTGCCATCCTGGTGAGGGCTGTCCTGCTCAACCTCCCAGGACCCATCCTCCTGCGGCGTCTGCTTTTCCCCCAGATCAGTGTACTTTCTCACTGTTACTGCCTGCACTCTGACCTTGTGGGATTGGCCTGCTCAGACACCCAGATCAACAGCTTTGTTGGCCTGGTCTCCATCCTCTTGTCACTGGGCCTTGACTCCTTTCTCATTGTGCTCTCATATGCCCTGATCCTACGAACAGTGCTGGGCATTGCTTCACCTGGGGAAAGGCTCAAGGCACTCAACACATGTGTCTCACACCTCAGCATTGTTCTCATCTTTTATTTGCCCAAACTGGGGTTGTCTGTGTTGCACCGAGTAGAGAAGCACAGCTATCCTGCTCTGGCAGTGCTCATGGCCAACCTGCACTTCTTGGTCCCACCTTTCATGAACCCCATTGTTTACTGCCTCAAGTCTAAGCAGATACGTCAGGGCCTCCTTAAGCGTTTCCAGCAGAAAAGGGTTGATGTCTCCTAG
- the TRIM21 gene encoding E3 ubiquitin-protein ligase TRIM21 has product MASAAPLAMMWEEVTCPICLDPMVEPMSIDCGHSFCHECISEVGRDGGGVCPICKHKFLLRNFRPNWPLANMVDNLKQMGQSAKEGTQGEQCKVHGEKLHLFCEEDGKTLCWVCSQSQSHRNHHMVPIEEAAREYQEKLQVALGKLRKGQELAEELEVNIATKRAAWKSQVETHKLRIHAEFVQQRNFLAMDEQRQLQRLDTEEREQLRILGEAEAMLAQKSQALQELVMELERRSRGSALELLQEVKSVLGRSESWNLKELDVTSLDLRSVCLVPGLKRMLRTCGVHITLDPHTANPWLILSKDQRQVRLGDSQQKVPENEDRFDSYPMVLGAQCFDSGKVYWEVDVTGKEAWDLGVCRDSVQRKGQFLLSPENGFWTIWLWNKQKYEAGTCPQTPLHLQVPPCQVGIFLDCEARIVSFYNVTDHGSLIYTFSECAFAGPLRPFFSTGFNDEGRNAAPLVLCPLEMGW; this is encoded by the exons ATGGCCTCAGCAGCGCCCTTGGCAATGATGTGGGAGGAAGTCACGTGCCCTATCTGCCTGGATCCCATGGTGGAGCCTATGAGCATTGACTGTGGCCACAGCTTCTGCCACGAGTGCATCTCTGAGGTCGGGAGAGATGGGGGCGGCGTCTGTCCTATATGTAAGCACAAGTTCTTGCTCCGAAACTTCCGACCCAATTGGCCACTAGCTAATATGGTGGACAACCTCAAACAAATGGGCCAGAGTGCCAAGGAGGGCACACAGGGGGAGCAGTGTAAGGTACATGGAGAGAAACTGCACCTGTTCTGTGAGGAAGACGGGAAGACCCTTTGCTGGGTGTGTTCCCAGTCCCAGAGCCACCGAAACCACCACATGGTCCCTATTGAGGAGGCTGCTCGGGAATACCAG GAGAAGCTACAGGTGGCATTAGGGAAACTGAGAAAAGGACAGGAGTTGGCTGAGGAGTTGGAAGTGAATATTGCAACAAAGAGAGCAGCCTGGAAG AGCCAGGTTGAGACACACAAACTGAGGATTCACGCAGAGTTTGTACAGCAGAGAAACTTCCTGGCTATGGACGAACAGCGGCAACTACAGAGACTAGACACGGAGGAGAGGGAACAGCTGAGAATCCTGGGGGAGGCTGAGGCCATGCTGGCCCAGAAGAGCCAAGCCCTGCAGGAGCTGGTCATGGAGCTGGAAAGGAGGAGCAGAGGCTCAGCCCTGGAGCTGCTGCAG GAGGTGAAAAGTGTCCTGGGAAG GAGTGAGTCTTGGAACCTGAAGGAGCTGGACGTCACCTCCCTAGACCTGAGGAGTGTGTGCCTCGTGCCAGGGCTGAAGAGGATGCTGAGGACATGTGGAG TACACATCACTCTGGATCCACACACAGCCAATCCGTGGCTCATCCTTTCAAAGGATCAGAGACAAGTGAGGCTTGGAGACAGCCAGCAGAAAGTGCCTGAAAATGAGGACAGATTTGACAGTTACCCCATGGTCCTGGGTGCCCAGTGCTTTGACTCTGGAAAGGTTTACTGGGAGGTAGATGTGACAGGAAAGGAGGCCTGGGACCTGGGTGTTTGTAGAGACTCTGTGCAAAGGAAGGGGCAATTTTTGCTCAGCCCCGAGAATGGCTTCTGGACCATTTGGCTGTGGAACAAGCAAAAATATGAGGCTGGCACCTGCCCCCAGACCCCCCTCCACCTTCAAGTGCCTCCGTGCCAAGTTGGGATCTTCCTGGACTGTGAGGCCCGCATTGTCTCCTTCTACAATGTCACTGACCATGGCTCCCTCATCTATACCTTCTCTGAATGTGCCTTCGCTGGACCTCTGCGGCCCTTCTTCAGTACTGGTTTTAATGATGAAGGAAGAAATGCAGCCCCTCTTGTCCTCTGTCCACTGGAGATGGGATGGTAG